From the Manis javanica isolate MJ-LG chromosome 11, MJ_LKY, whole genome shotgun sequence genome, one window contains:
- the SPRYD4 gene encoding LOW QUALITY PROTEIN: SPRY domain-containing protein 4 (The sequence of the model RefSeq protein was modified relative to this genomic sequence to represent the inferred CDS: inserted 1 base in 1 codon; deleted 2 bases in 2 codons) — protein sequence MALPFARAVFLCRWGAKRWGVSAAEARRGVSFKLEEKTSHSSLALFGDDTGVKYGLVGLEPTKLAVNAERFQEWWAVVLADTAVTSGRHYCEVTVQRSQQFRIGVADVDVSRDSCIGADDRSWVFTYAQRKWQTMSANEKAPTEGIRQPEKVGLLLEYEAQRLSLVDVSRLALVHTXTDFRGPAVPAFALWDGKLLTHSGLEVPEGLQYVHHWSP from the exons ATGGCGCTGCCCTTTGCGCGTGCGGTGTTCCTGTGCCGCTGGGGAGCCAAACGATGGGGGGTTTCCGCCGCGGAAGCCCGAAGGG GCGTCAGTttcaaactggaagaa aaaacctcCCACAGCAGCCTGGCACTCTTCGGAGATGACACAGGTGTCAAATACGGCCTGGTGGGACTGGAGCCCACCAAGCTGGCCGTGAACGCAGAGCGCTTCCAGGAGTGG TGGGCAGTGGTGCTGGCAGACACAGCGGTCACCAGCGGCAGACACTACTGTGAAGTGACAGTGCAGCGCTCCCAGCAGTTCCGGATAGGGGTGGCAGATGTGGACGTGTCCCGGGATAGCTGCATCGGTGCTGACGATCGTTCCTGGGTGTTCACCTATGCCCAGCGCAAGTGGCAGACCATGTCGGCCAACGAGAAAGCCCCTACTGAGGGCATCCGGCAGCCAGAGAAGGTGGGGCTTCTGCTGGAGTATGAGGCCCAGAGGCTGAGCCTGGTGGATGTGAGCAGGCTTGCTTTGGTCCACA TTACAGACTTCCGGGGTCCAGCAGTGCCTGCCTTTGCCCTTTGGGATGGAAAGCTGCTGACCCATTCAGGGCTTGAGGTGCCAGAGGGCCTCCAGTATGTCCATCATTGGAGTCCCTAG